In bacterium, the genomic window ATACAATAGGGAATTGGGCCGCACCGGACACTCCTCGGCGATCAACAATCGGCCCAGGCGGCCCTGATAACGCAATTCGAACAGACGCGGAACCAGCTTGTCGCGCAACTCGGTCAACGACATCGGATTGACATAGATCTTGGTGCCGCCCTCAAATCCTGCTGCGATGTTGATGCGCCATTTGATGAGAATATGCCAGGGGATGGGAATGGTGGAATCAAACGGCCGGTAATACCACTCTTCGTTGCAGGAGATGTTCGCTCCAGAGGCCACATGCACCGCATGCACCACATCGCTGAACCCGCGCAGCTCCTCCTCCGTGTGGTTGAAGGGCCGGCAGTTAATGCTTTTGGAATAGATGGCGATGCTGGGGTGGCGATGGCCCAGATCAACGAATGCCACTGCATGATCGTTTTCACACAACACATAGTTGTTGTAAGCGGCGTAGTTGGCCGCATATTCGTTGTACATGTTCGGATTGCGATAGGCCATATTCAGCTCGCCCTCCAGCGACACGCCCCATTCATCCAAGCCGCACAGCTGTTTGTGCAGATGGTCGAACGAGGCGCCGGCTTCTTTGAGCCAGTTCTGATACACGGCGATGTAACGGACATAGCGGTTGTTGGCTTGAATGTCGGACATGGCGGCGAGAGTGAACCGGAAATAATCAAAATGTTCTTCCGGAGTCAATTCGCCGGAGGAGCATAACTGGGAGTCCCATTCGGCGCCGGGCTGGTAATGCCTACTGGGGATCACCAGTTCATGAGCGCCGCCGAAAAAGGCGTCGGTCAAATCGTACTTGCGGGCCTGAGGAAACCGCTGGATCTCCTCTTCGCTTAATCCGGAATATTTCAGCTTTAAATCAACGATGGAAAGAGCGTGTTCACGTCCGCGGTCCGTGGACAAGTATCGTTCTTTCCAGAGACGGTTTTTCTCCGACAGCCGGTAGTTGAAATTCTTCTTCCAATAGTCGATGGTGACGATTTCAAAAAGATTGGCGATGCGGCGGAACAGGGCCCCCTCGGCCAATCCTTCCTCAGCCTGCAGCCGGTCGCGAATCACCCGGCCGCCCTCCGCAAAGACCATGCGGGCTTTTTCCGGCGGCGTGTTCATCTGCCGGCCCGGACAAAAGTTGCAATAATCCTCCGGCTGACGAACCTCGATCCGCTTGGCCGTTGCGGGAATGCCGGTGAAAATGGGACGGCTCTTGCGGCCGGGGATAAACCAAACCTCTGTGCCGGTGAACGGATTGACGTGCTTCTCCGTCCCGTCCGGCATCACTCTCACCATGGTTCTGTCAATACGATCCATAAGGCGCCGCTCCGGTCACTGCGTAATAAATTGCCGGACAAAGTAACGGGCGCTGAGCGGCTCGCCGGTGGCGCTGGCGATCATCTCATCCCAACGATAACGACTCGCCGGTTTAAAGATCCGGTTCCTCAGCGTA contains:
- a CDS encoding DUF4921 family protein, which translates into the protein MVRVMPDGTEKHVNPFTGTEVWFIPGRKSRPIFTGIPATAKRIEVRQPEDYCNFCPGRQMNTPPEKARMVFAEGGRVIRDRLQAEEGLAEGALFRRIANLFEIVTIDYWKKNFNYRLSEKNRLWKERYLSTDRGREHALSIVDLKLKYSGLSEEEIQRFPQARKYDLTDAFFGGAHELVIPSRHYQPGAEWDSQLCSSGELTPEEHFDYFRFTLAAMSDIQANNRYVRYIAVYQNWLKEAGASFDHLHKQLCGLDEWGVSLEGELNMAYRNPNMYNEYAANYAAYNNYVLCENDHAVAFVDLGHRHPSIAIYSKSINCRPFNHTEEELRGFSDVVHAVHVASGANISCNEEWYYRPFDSTIPIPWHILIKWRINIAAGFEGGTKIYVNPMSLTELRDKLVPRLFELRYQGRLGRLLIAEECPVRPNSLLYYKNDFET